In Bacteroidota bacterium, the DNA window TGCTGCATTACTTGTATATACTTCTAAACTACACATGTTGCCAAGTGCTACACTTACTTGAGATAAGGATTATGTTTCTTCTCAAAATCAATGCTTGTATCAGCGCCATGTCCCGGCAACACGCGGACATCACCCGGCAACACAAACAGTTTTTCTCGGATGCTGTTAAGCAAGGTTTGTTCATCGCCACCCGGCAAATCAAAACGACCTATACTTTGCTTAAACAAAACATCCCCACCAAACAACACCTTGTACTCCGGCTGATAAAAACAAAGGCTGCCGGGGCTATGTCCGGGTGCAAAAATGATGTCAAAAGTGAGCCCACCCACAGAAACTTTATCTCCTTCGTTCAAAAATTGCTCTGCCAAAGGCGAAGGTTCTGCAAAAATCCCCCATTGTTTGCCATAGGATTCCGCTGCTTCAATTAATTGCGTTTCAAGCTGATGATACATCGGCTTAAGCCCGAATGTATCCGCAATCAGTTTGTTGCCAAAAATATGATCGAGATGACAATGTGTGTTGAGTAATAAAACCGGTTCGAGTTGCTGTCGGGCAATAAAATCCAATAACTCTTCTTTTTCTTCCGGCATATAACAACCCGGGTCAATGATGGCGCAATCTCTACTTTCGTCATAAACTATATAGGTGTTTTCTGCAAAAGGATTAAAGGTAAATATTTGTATTTTCATTCAGCAACAAGCGTTTGTGCAAAGCTATTAAAAGACCCATACAAAAATAGAACTAAGCATCTCCAACTTCTTCATAATGTACATTGAAACCAACTTAACTGCTGCTATTTTCATACAAAATGCTGTACCCAAATCTCATTCTTTGTCTGATGTTTACCATTTTCAAAAACCTATAATTGGCTCTCAAAGTGTTTAATTGCATCCATTCTTATTGCGTTTTTTGTATTACACAAACAGACCGTACGCAATGATTTTGATATATCATAATACAAAATGCGAAGATTGCATTTTCACCCTCAATCAACTGTATATAAATGCGTTTTAAACTTTTTATCATAAGAGATTGTAGGTTGAAATATAAGCCGTAGTATTGCAGATATTTAGGTGTTGTCCAAAATTGGCGCAACCGTTTACAGATAAAGGTTTCAGAGGTTTTCAGTAGGCGTTTAAGGAAAAAACAAAGGATTTGTTTTCAAAGCTTTTGCAAATGAGATTTGCTGAAAGACTTGCTTTCGTAGCTAATCGCTGAAAAAGCTTTGCGAAATTATCTACAAAAACTTACAAAGTCAATTTTTGTGGATAATTTCCCTTAAACAGGCTTATTGATTTTACGCTGAAACAACCTTAAAATGACTTCGCAAATCATCAATTTGCAAAATGATTTCTAAGGTACTTTATCGGTGTAGCCCGTTTGGCAACTTCGTACAACTGCCAGATTTGCAAAAGTTGCGTAGTATAGCGTTGGTTTAGAAGTTTTGTTTTAGTTTTGACAAGCGTTTGTCTGGTAGTGGAGGCTGTGTTTGTGCAACCTTCGCAAATCTGTCGGACGTTATAGGGCATTTTAAAAGACGACAGAAAATTGACAAGAAAATTAATAACAATATTGATAATTGTAGTTTTTAGTTCTTGCGGGACAGGACTGAAAATTAGTAAAAGTGATTTCTCTCCAATTGACAATAGTTTTAAAGGAACTTATGAAAACAAATCTCTATTAACAAAGGGACGAAATAACTACAACTCAAAGACAACAATTTTGGACTTTTTTGAAATTTACAAATCAAATGCTGACTCTATTCAAATGCATTTTGACGCGAATAACAATCTTGTATTGACTTTCAGAGACAGTTTAGGAGTTAGGACAGAAACATTTAATGGACAGTTCAAAAAAAAGGGATACTATGAAATATATATAAGAAAATATAGAAAAGAAATTCCTCCATTTTTTCCAATTATATATGGAACTCGTGACATTAAAAGACTACGAATTGGCTTAACTAAACAAATGGAATTGGTAATTGACAATAAATGGGCAAGAGACGGAAATATATTTATTCTTGCAGGTGGTGGAAGTGGACGTTACAGAAGCCACTTTAGACAAATAACAATACGACAATGACGAGAAAAACGCCCTATAACAGCCGTTTTGCAAAAGCGGGGGTTTCGTGCTTCTATGACAGTGAAGTGCTAGATTCAAGCTTTGTGCATCTAATGAAATTTAGTGCTAAAAATCCCCGCCTTCGCAAAGCGGCAAAACGTTACAAGCAAGGCTATGACAACCATGCGAACAACGAAAAACAGAAGGCTGACG includes these proteins:
- a CDS encoding MBL fold metallo-hydrolase, translated to MKIQIFTFNPFAENTYIVYDESRDCAIIDPGCYMPEEKEELLDFIARQQLEPVLLLNTHCHLDHIFGNKLIADTFGLKPMYHQLETQLIEAAESYGKQWGIFAEPSPLAEQFLNEGDKVSVGGLTFDIIFAPGHSPGSLCFYQPEYKVLFGGDVLFKQSIGRFDLPGGDEQTLLNSIREKLFVLPGDVRVLPGHGADTSIDFEKKHNPYLK